The DNA window ctgatctgtTGGGGGCCGAGCCCCGGGTCACCTGGTTTCCCCGCAATCTCCAGTTCTGGCGCGCCCCGAAGGGGGCTGCTTTTTTTCCGGTTCTGTCTATCTTTTCCGTTTCTCACTCACCCCTTCTGCCCACCCGGACGCCAGCCTCTGATGATCTcggatgctgctgctgcttaGCTTTCGTTCGTGACCCGGCATGCGATCCCGAACTGGCTGGTGAGTGCATCTCTTGTCTTGTGGCGACTAACTAACCGCCTCATCCTCTAGTTTGACGTGCCGGACTCGGAAGCTGAAATGTAAGCCGATCCTCACCTCGCACATCGCTCCCACAGAGACTGACAGGGTTCATCTTAGGTGACGAACAAAAACCCCAGTGCTCCCAATGCGCCAAAGGCGCGCGCGAATGCCGGTGGGGTGAGGGCGTCGTGTTCCGTCACCAACAGAATGCCTCAATGAACGACGGTAGCGGGGACGGGAATCTCAAGGGCTTCTACTCGTACAAGAATACCTTCGACAAGGACAGCGTGTGGCTCAATATCCCCAAAGATGGTATGATTTCTTCCCTTCAAATTAGTTAGTGGGTTGGCGCTGACCGGGGGCTTTTTTTGGCGATCCAGTCATCTTTGTCGACAACTCCGATCCCTACGCAGACGACCTCGAGGCCTCGTTCGCAGAGCCAGGACagagccgccgccgatgggGCAGCGCGACGACAGATTCCCGACCGTCAGACGCAGAAACACACGGCCTGGAAGCCCTGTCCGCGGCGGTCGCGAGCCATGATCACCGATTTCCGTATTCGCCGCTAGACCACCCCTCCGTCTCGGCGGATAGTTCGTCGTATCATTCTCCGAATCAGACCCGAACCATGCCTCCGCCGGCTTCGCCGTCCATTTCGCTTCCTTCCAACAGCAGTAATACCAATCATAATAGCAACAGTAACCTCAACTTCCTGCTCAATCCATCCCATTCGATGTCGCCGCCGATTGATCCGAGTATTGCTGATCGCGCCAGCTCCACCTTGCCATCGCGGCCGGCGGCAACCTTGCGGGGCATTGCTGAGAATACCGGAGAGTCGGATTTCGAGGTGGCCTTCCTGCTGCGGCATTATAGTGAAGTGCCGGGTTTATGGTACTTTCTTCACTTCTCTTTGACTGACACCATAACTGACCCGCTTCCAGGATGGATTTGTTCGACCTAGGTACCTATTTCGCATCATATGTTCCCGCGAGCGCGCAGTCCAACCCTCTGCTCAAGTACGCGGCCTGCGCATACGCCGCGAAACAACTGGGCCGAGTCAAAGGCGCCAAGGCTGCCATGGGTGGTGTATGCTCACGGCAAGCCACGATGGAAGTGTGGCCCGAAAAGCACGAGGACTGGATCTGGTGCGGGGCCAAGTACTATGAAAAGGCCATTCAGCTATTGATGAAAGAGCTCCAGCCAGACGCGGAGGGTCCGCCGCCGTTAAGCACGCCCGAGGCCTTTGGGCAATGGCAGGCGGCTGAGCTTTGTGGAAACCCAGAAAACCCACGTAAGCGCAGAAGACGCGTCTCCAATAGTCGACTTTC is part of the Penicillium psychrofluorescens genome assembly, chromosome: 4 genome and encodes:
- a CDS encoding uncharacterized protein (ID:PFLUO_006472-T1.cds;~source:funannotate), giving the protein MRSRTGCLTCRTRKLKCDEQKPQCSQCAKGARECRWGEGVVFRHQQNASMNDGSGDGNLKGFYSYKNTFDKDSVWLNIPKDVIFVDNSDPYADDLEASFAEPGQSRRRWGSATTDSRPSDAETHGLEALSAAVASHDHRFPYSPLDHPSVSADSSSYHSPNQTRTMPPPASPSISLPSNSSNTNHNSNSNLNFLLNPSHSMSPPIDPSIADRASSTLPSRPAATLRGIAENTGESDFEVAFLLRHYSEVPGLWMDLFDLGTYFASYVPASAQSNPLLKYAACAYAAKQLGRVKGAKAAMGGVCSRQATMEVWPEKHEDWIWCGAKYYEKAIQLLMKELQPDAEGPPPLSTPEAFGQWQAAELCGNPENPRKRRRRVSNSRLSHGGHSDEILAATAILSVYEFLDATGPAWNRHLSGVKSLLDVAEVGMMPLEQLTSPGDQSYQPQKKSGLSKARKATFWNFARQDYLAAFINESRTRLNPDDLLLWTEAGLQIDGMGFVCPSNTNATGYPEGDDVMKEDLICNALIWIGSKIVNFISAGDSMLNDQSAQSGPLGVSQQVLLERWYRLENELDNWYNGLPATFQPSARIDPTRVAQHKPNEELEDLATLQEIWFSLAMCASSMQHYHMARILLLINKPHESTSRRSTITNRLNSYRSIENEIRLHSREILGIALARPEGSVRINSLQPLFVAGQCLTDPRERRMTVRLLRAIDADLGWATEYRVKQLLKEWGWNEGVSHLPEA